One segment of Pseudomonas asgharzadehiana DNA contains the following:
- a CDS encoding efflux RND transporter permease subunit: MGFNLSEWALRNRQIVLFLMILLAVVGTLSYTKLGQSEDPPFTFKAMVIKTNWPGATAQEVSRQVTERIEKKLMETGEYERIVSFSRPGESTVTFIARDSMHSVQIPELWYQVRKKISDIRQTLPPDIQGPFFNDEFGTTFGNIYALTGDGFDYAVLKDYADRIQIQLQRVPDVGKVELLGLQDEKIWIELSNLKLATLGLPLAAVQQALQEQNAVSTAGFFETPSERVQLRVSGNFKTVEEIRNFPIRVGDRTFRIGDVADIHRGFNDPPAPRMRYMGADAIGLAVAMRDGGDILVLGKALEGEFARLQKNLPAGMELRKVSDQPAAVKTSVGEFVQVLAEALAIVLLVSFFSLGVRTGMVVALAIPLVLAMTFATMYYLGIGLHKISLGALVLALGLLVDDAIIAVEMMAIKMEQGYDRLKAASFAWTSTAFPMLTGTLITAAGFLPIATAQSSTGEYTRSIFQVVTIALLASWVAAVVFVPYLGEKLLPDLAKIHAAKHGADGPDPYGTPFYQRVRRLVEWCVRRRKTVIVLTLLLFIGSVALFRFVPQQFFPASGRLELMVDLKLAEGASLSNTADQVKRLEGLLKAHAGVENYVAYVGTGSPRFYLPLDQQLPAASFAQFVVLAKTIEEREGLRTWLIETLDEQFPALRGRVTRLENGPPVGYPVQFRVTGEHIEEVRALARKVAAKVRENSHVANVHLDWEEPSKIVYLNIDQDRARALGVSTANLAKFLQSSLTGSSVSQYREDNELIEILLRGTVHERTELSLLPSLAVPTDNGKSVALSQIATLEYGFEEGIIWHRNRLPTVTVRADIYGKEQPATLVQQILPTLADVRAELPDGYQLEVGGTVEDSARGQNSVKAGVPLFIVVVLTLLMLQLRSFSRSAMVFLTAPLGLIGVTLFLLVFRQPFGFVAMLGTIALSGMIMRNSVILVDQIEQDIKAGLAPWQAIIEATVRRFRPIVLTALAAVLAMIPLSRSVFFGPMAVAIMGGLIVATALTLLFLPALYAAWFRVRKDVA; this comes from the coding sequence ATGGGTTTCAATCTTTCCGAATGGGCGTTGCGTAATCGCCAGATCGTACTGTTCCTGATGATCCTGCTGGCGGTGGTCGGCACTTTGTCCTACACCAAACTGGGGCAAAGCGAAGACCCGCCGTTCACCTTCAAGGCCATGGTGATCAAGACCAACTGGCCGGGTGCTACCGCCCAGGAAGTCTCGCGCCAGGTCACCGAGCGCATCGAGAAAAAACTGATGGAGACCGGCGAGTACGAACGCATCGTTTCGTTTTCGCGTCCCGGTGAGTCCACGGTCACCTTCATTGCTCGCGACTCCATGCACTCCGTGCAGATTCCCGAGTTGTGGTACCAGGTGCGCAAGAAAATCAGCGACATCCGCCAGACCTTGCCGCCGGACATCCAGGGGCCGTTTTTCAACGATGAATTCGGTACCACCTTCGGCAACATCTATGCCCTGACTGGCGACGGCTTCGACTACGCCGTGCTCAAGGACTACGCCGACCGCATCCAGATTCAACTGCAACGTGTGCCGGATGTGGGCAAGGTCGAACTGCTTGGCCTACAGGACGAGAAGATCTGGATCGAACTGTCCAACCTCAAGCTCGCTACCCTCGGCCTGCCGTTGGCGGCGGTGCAGCAGGCGTTGCAGGAGCAGAATGCGGTGTCCACCGCCGGCTTCTTTGAAACCCCGAGCGAGCGCGTGCAACTGCGCGTGTCGGGTAACTTCAAAACGGTGGAAGAGATCCGTAACTTTCCGATTCGCGTCGGCGACCGCACCTTCCGCATTGGCGATGTGGCCGACATCCATCGGGGTTTCAATGACCCACCGGCGCCGCGCATGCGTTATATGGGCGCGGATGCCATCGGCCTGGCCGTGGCCATGCGCGACGGCGGCGACATTCTGGTACTGGGCAAGGCCCTTGAGGGTGAATTCGCACGCCTGCAGAAGAACCTTCCGGCCGGCATGGAGCTGCGCAAGGTATCGGACCAACCGGCAGCGGTGAAAACCAGTGTCGGAGAGTTCGTCCAAGTGTTGGCCGAGGCCTTGGCGATTGTCTTGCTGGTGAGCTTCTTCTCCCTTGGCGTACGCACCGGCATGGTGGTGGCCCTGGCGATTCCGCTGGTGTTGGCGATGACCTTTGCCACCATGTATTACCTCGGCATCGGCCTGCACAAGATCTCTCTCGGTGCGCTGGTATTGGCCTTGGGCCTGCTGGTGGACGACGCGATCATCGCCGTGGAAATGATGGCGATCAAAATGGAGCAGGGCTATGACCGGCTTAAAGCCGCGAGTTTCGCCTGGACCAGTACCGCCTTCCCGATGCTCACCGGTACGCTGATCACCGCCGCCGGCTTCCTGCCGATTGCCACCGCGCAATCCAGTACCGGCGAATACACGCGCTCTATTTTCCAGGTGGTGACCATCGCGTTGCTCGCCTCGTGGGTCGCCGCTGTGGTGTTTGTGCCGTATCTGGGGGAAAAGCTCCTGCCTGACCTGGCGAAGATTCACGCGGCCAAACACGGCGCGGATGGCCCTGACCCCTACGGCACACCGTTTTACCAGCGCGTCAGACGTTTGGTGGAATGGTGCGTGCGCCGGCGCAAAACCGTGATCGTGTTGACCTTGCTACTGTTTATCGGCTCGGTGGCCTTGTTCCGCTTTGTGCCGCAGCAGTTCTTCCCGGCTTCCGGTCGCCTGGAGTTGATGGTTGATCTGAAACTGGCCGAAGGCGCCTCCCTGAGCAACACCGCCGACCAGGTAAAACGTCTGGAAGGATTGCTCAAGGCCCACGCCGGCGTCGAAAACTATGTGGCCTATGTCGGCACCGGCTCGCCACGTTTCTACCTGCCCCTGGACCAGCAACTGCCGGCGGCCAGCTTCGCGCAGTTTGTAGTGCTGGCTAAAACCATCGAAGAACGCGAAGGCCTGCGTACCTGGTTGATCGAAACCCTCGACGAACAATTCCCCGCACTGCGCGGGCGCGTCACCCGGTTGGAGAACGGACCGCCTGTGGGTTATCCGGTGCAGTTTCGTGTAACCGGCGAGCACATCGAAGAGGTCCGCGCCCTGGCTCGGAAAGTGGCGGCCAAGGTCCGCGAAAATTCCCACGTCGCCAATGTGCATCTGGACTGGGAAGAACCGAGCAAAATCGTCTACCTGAATATCGACCAGGACCGCGCCAGGGCGTTGGGGGTCAGTACCGCCAACCTGGCCAAATTCCTGCAGAGCTCGCTGACCGGCTCCAGCGTCAGCCAGTACCGGGAAGACAACGAGTTGATCGAGATCCTGTTGCGCGGCACGGTTCATGAACGCACCGAGTTGTCGCTGCTGCCAAGCCTGGCCGTGCCGACCGACAACGGCAAAAGCGTCGCGCTGTCGCAGATCGCCACCCTCGAATACGGCTTCGAGGAGGGCATTATCTGGCACCGTAACCGCCTGCCGACCGTGACCGTGCGCGCCGATATCTATGGCAAGGAGCAACCGGCGACCCTGGTCCAGCAGATCCTGCCAACGCTCGCCGACGTACGTGCCGAACTGCCGGACGGTTATCAGCTGGAGGTCGGCGGCACCGTCGAAGACTCCGCCCGTGGGCAGAACTCGGTGAAGGCCGGGGTACCGCTGTTTATCGTGGTGGTGCTGACCTTGCTCATGCTGCAACTGCGCAGCTTCTCGCGCAGCGCCATGGTGTTCTTGACCGCGCCGCTGGGCCTGATCGGTGTGACGCTGTTCCTGCTGGTGTTCCGCCAGCCGTTCGGTTTCGTGGCGATGCTCGGCACCATCGCCCTGTCGGGCATGATCATGCGCAACTCGGTGATCCTGGTGGACCAGATCGAGCAAGACATCAAGGCCGGCCTGGCACCGTGGCAAGCCATTATCGAGGCCACCGTGCGGCGCTTTCGCCCGATTGTGCTGACGGCACTCGCGGCGGTGCTGGCGATGATCCCGCTGTCGCGCAGCGTGTTCTTCGGGCCGATGGCGGTAGCGATCATGGGTGGGTTGATTGTGGCGACGGCGTTGACACTATTGTTCCTGCCGGCGCTGTATGCTGCGTGGTTCCGAGTGAGGAAGGACGTCGCGTAA
- a CDS encoding DUF4197 domain-containing protein, producing MLRNSLRLTALCAGLLLGANAMALDLGSLSQGDASGGLKDALTQGAQIAVKQLGTPGGFSNNPEVKIGLPGKLGKVADKLKMFGMGDQVTQLETSMNKAAETAVTQAQPILVNAVKKMSVTDAKGILSGGQDSATQYLNKTSREEIRAKFLPIVKAATDKVGVAQQYNALAGKAAAFGAVDAKSANVENYVTEQALDGLFKMIAEQEETIRKNPAAAATSLAKKVFGAL from the coding sequence ATGCTCCGTAACTCCCTTCGCCTTACCGCCCTGTGTGCCGGCCTGCTGCTCGGTGCCAACGCCATGGCCCTGGACCTTGGCAGCCTGTCCCAAGGCGACGCCAGCGGCGGCCTCAAGGATGCCCTCACCCAAGGCGCACAGATCGCCGTGAAACAACTGGGCACACCCGGCGGCTTCAGCAACAACCCCGAGGTCAAGATCGGCCTGCCCGGCAAGTTGGGCAAAGTCGCCGACAAGCTGAAAATGTTCGGTATGGGTGACCAGGTCACGCAACTGGAAACCAGCATGAACAAAGCGGCGGAAACAGCAGTGACCCAGGCTCAGCCGATCCTGGTCAATGCCGTGAAAAAAATGAGCGTCACCGACGCCAAGGGCATCCTCAGCGGTGGCCAGGACTCGGCAACCCAGTACCTGAATAAAACCAGCCGCGAAGAGATTCGCGCCAAGTTCCTGCCCATCGTCAAGGCCGCCACCGACAAGGTCGGCGTGGCTCAGCAGTACAACGCCCTGGCAGGCAAGGCGGCGGCATTCGGCGCAGTGGATGCCAAGAGCGCCAACGTCGAAAACTACGTGACCGAGCAGGCGCTGGACGGTTTGTTCAAGATGATTGCCGAACAGGAAGAAACCATTCGCAAGAATCCGGCGGCGGCGGCCACCAGCCTGGCGAAGAAGGTGTTCGGCGCGCTGTAA
- a CDS encoding LysE family translocator has product MLATVSALLLLLLAPGPTNTLLFRAGVLFGLRASWLLVFIECLAYLLQVSVWGVALLYLGAYSPWALQATQLAAACYLLYVSYKLWQRKNSALDPRHDRFSGLYFFWLTVMNPKGLLIVSFIAPASTFATLQGYVTFMGTLALVVIPVGAAWIVLGSRFAGIQKTWLTPLRINRATSVAIGCFATLMMGRLAEAVMH; this is encoded by the coding sequence ATGTTGGCCACTGTTTCAGCCCTGTTGCTGCTGCTGCTCGCCCCAGGCCCCACCAATACCCTGTTGTTTCGCGCCGGGGTGTTGTTCGGGCTTCGGGCTTCGTGGCTGTTGGTGTTTATCGAATGCCTGGCGTACCTGCTCCAAGTGTCGGTGTGGGGCGTCGCGCTGCTCTACCTGGGGGCTTATTCACCTTGGGCATTGCAAGCGACGCAACTGGCCGCCGCCTGCTACCTGTTGTATGTCTCGTACAAGCTCTGGCAACGCAAAAACAGCGCCCTCGACCCACGGCACGACCGCTTCTCTGGGCTTTATTTTTTCTGGCTGACGGTCATGAACCCCAAGGGGCTGTTGATCGTATCCTTCATCGCGCCGGCCAGCACCTTTGCCACGCTGCAAGGTTATGTCACGTTCATGGGCACGCTGGCGCTGGTGGTGATACCGGTGGGGGCGGCCTGGATCGTGCTGGGCAGTCGCTTTGCAGGGATTCAAAAAACCTGGCTCACGCCGTTGAGGATCAATCGCGCAACGTCCGTGGCGATCGGTTGTTTTGCCACGCTCATGATGGGGCGGTTGGCCGAGGCGGTTATGCATTGA
- a CDS encoding efflux RND transporter periplasmic adaptor subunit, giving the protein MRSTFLPLALPVSLVFLLAACGHEEAAQTTVRPAMVVQPQPSAQSTDSYPGEVRARYEPDLAFRIGGKVSKRLVEEGERVKANQALAELDPQDVRLQLEATRAQVAAAEANLSLVRAERDRYKTLMDRQMVSRSQYDNSENLYRSGEARLKQIKAEFDVASNQAGYAVLRAPQDGVVAKRAVEVGQVVSAGQTVFTLATDGEREVLISLPEQGFGRFKIGQPVAVELWSQPDQRFAGRIRELSPAADPKSRTFAARVAFTGGKVPAELGQSARVFIQADGVIPLSVPLSALSAENGASYVWRVQPDNTLKRVPVRIGAFGEKTVPVLEGLTPTDWVVAAGVHVLHEGQQVRPVDRSNRVVNLAAKE; this is encoded by the coding sequence ATGCGCAGTACTTTCCTGCCCCTTGCGTTGCCTGTCAGCCTGGTCTTCCTATTGGCCGCCTGCGGCCATGAAGAAGCGGCCCAGACCACCGTCCGCCCGGCCATGGTGGTGCAGCCGCAGCCATCGGCGCAGTCGACGGACAGCTACCCCGGCGAAGTACGTGCCCGCTATGAACCGGACCTGGCCTTTCGCATCGGCGGCAAAGTCAGCAAACGGTTGGTGGAAGAGGGCGAGCGCGTCAAGGCCAACCAAGCCCTGGCGGAACTCGACCCCCAGGACGTGCGCCTGCAATTGGAAGCCACCCGTGCCCAAGTGGCCGCCGCCGAGGCCAACCTGAGCCTGGTGCGCGCTGAACGTGACCGCTACAAAACCCTGATGGACCGTCAGATGGTCAGCCGTTCGCAGTACGACAATTCCGAAAACCTCTACCGATCCGGTGAAGCGCGCCTCAAGCAGATCAAGGCCGAGTTCGATGTGGCCAGCAACCAGGCCGGTTATGCCGTGCTTCGTGCGCCGCAGGACGGTGTGGTTGCCAAACGTGCGGTGGAAGTCGGCCAGGTGGTGTCCGCCGGGCAAACCGTGTTCACCCTGGCCACCGATGGCGAGCGGGAGGTCCTGATCAGCCTGCCGGAGCAGGGGTTTGGCCGCTTCAAGATCGGCCAGCCGGTGGCGGTGGAGTTGTGGAGCCAGCCGGACCAGCGCTTTGCCGGGCGCATTCGTGAGCTGTCACCGGCTGCCGATCCCAAGTCGCGCACGTTTGCTGCACGCGTTGCGTTCACCGGTGGCAAGGTGCCGGCGGAACTGGGCCAGAGCGCCCGCGTATTTATCCAGGCCGACGGTGTTATTCCACTGTCGGTGCCGTTGTCGGCCCTCAGCGCGGAGAATGGCGCGTCCTACGTTTGGCGTGTGCAGCCGGACAACACCCTCAAGCGCGTGCCGGTGCGTATCGGCGCGTTCGGCGAAAAAACCGTCCCGGTGCTGGAAGGCCTGACCCCCACCGACTGGGTAGTCGCGGCGGGCGTGCACGTGCTCCACGAGGGCCAGCAAGTGCGCCCGGTGGATCGCTCCAACCGTGTGGTCAATCTAGCGGCCAAGGAGTAG
- a CDS encoding TetR/AcrR family transcriptional regulator, which yields MSDNPLNTNSPGRPKDMAKRQTILEAAKFLFLSHGYANTSMDAVALEAGVSKLTVYSHFTDKETLFTAAVVAKCEEQLPVMYFELPDGMPVKTVLLNIARGFHRLINSEESVNLHRLMMTTGNQDAKLSRIFFEAGPMRMLQGMERLLGKIDQSGALSIDKPFKAAEHFFCLLKGTANFCLLYGCGGQLTEEAAEAHVQDVVGLFMRAYRP from the coding sequence ATGTCCGACAATCCATTGAACACCAACAGCCCCGGGCGCCCCAAGGACATGGCAAAACGCCAGACGATCCTCGAAGCAGCGAAATTTCTGTTTTTGAGTCATGGTTACGCCAACACCAGCATGGATGCCGTGGCCCTTGAAGCCGGCGTATCGAAACTGACCGTCTACAGCCACTTCACCGACAAAGAGACGCTATTCACCGCCGCCGTCGTGGCCAAGTGCGAAGAGCAATTACCGGTCATGTACTTCGAGCTGCCCGACGGCATGCCCGTCAAGACGGTGCTGTTGAACATCGCACGGGGCTTTCATCGCCTGATCAACAGTGAGGAGTCGGTCAACCTGCATCGCCTGATGATGACCACCGGCAATCAGGACGCGAAACTGTCGCGGATCTTTTTCGAAGCCGGCCCGATGCGCATGCTGCAAGGCATGGAGCGCCTGCTCGGTAAGATCGACCAAAGCGGCGCCCTGAGCATCGACAAACCCTTTAAGGCCGCCGAGCACTTTTTTTGCCTGCTCAAGGGCACGGCGAATTTCTGCTTGCTGTATGGCTGCGGCGGGCAACTGACTGAAGAAGCCGCCGAAGCGCATGTGCAGGACGTGGTGGGGTTGTTTATGCGGGCCTACAGGCCTTGA
- a CDS encoding isocitrate lyase/PEP mutase family protein, which translates to MDAQTLRAETFKALHERDRAFVMPNPWDAGSAVMLASLGFEALATTSAGYAFSLGRPDAEGALSLEDTLLNASMIANATALPVAADLENGFGDAPDDCARTILRAAATGIVGGSIEDATGVAADPIYSFDLSVERVEAAVAAARSLPFPFTLTARAENLLHGRLDLPDTVRRLQAYAEAGADVLYAPGLRSAEEVLAVVKAVAPKPVNVLMSGGLKLSVAQLNAMGVKRISVGSAMALAAYGEFYRAAQEVYELGTFSFTERSMPFSRANQFFKG; encoded by the coding sequence ATGGATGCTCAAACCCTTCGCGCCGAAACCTTCAAGGCCCTGCACGAGCGTGACCGTGCGTTCGTCATGCCCAACCCATGGGACGCCGGCTCCGCCGTGATGCTGGCCAGCCTGGGTTTCGAAGCGTTGGCCACCACCAGTGCCGGCTATGCGTTCAGCCTGGGGCGCCCGGACGCGGAAGGCGCGCTGTCCCTGGAAGATACCTTGCTCAATGCCTCGATGATCGCCAACGCCACCGCGTTGCCGGTAGCGGCCGATCTGGAAAACGGCTTCGGCGACGCCCCCGATGACTGCGCCCGCACCATCCTGCGTGCCGCGGCCACCGGCATTGTCGGCGGCTCGATCGAAGATGCCACGGGTGTTGCCGCCGACCCGATCTATTCCTTCGACCTCTCTGTTGAACGTGTGGAAGCTGCTGTCGCGGCTGCCCGCAGCCTGCCATTCCCCTTCACCCTGACCGCCCGCGCGGAAAACCTCCTGCATGGCCGCCTGGATTTGCCCGACACTGTTCGCCGCCTGCAAGCCTACGCCGAGGCCGGTGCCGACGTGCTGTATGCGCCCGGCTTGCGCAGTGCCGAGGAAGTGCTGGCGGTGGTCAAGGCTGTGGCGCCCAAACCGGTGAATGTGTTGATGTCCGGCGGGCTCAAACTCAGCGTGGCGCAATTGAACGCGATGGGCGTCAAGCGCATCAGTGTCGGTTCGGCAATGGCGCTGGCGGCCTATGGCGAGTTTTATCGCGCGGCTCAGGAGGTTTATGAGTTGGGCACATTCAGTTTTACCGAGCGCTCGATGCCGTTCAGCCGGGCCAACCAGTTCTTCAAAGGTTAA
- a CDS encoding extensin-like domain-containing protein → MRFFNVMGALLVLGGVVAVGVWRGWVPVADQWNPWAPLDVRATPNLLTRYKLGRLANDPALCEQVLETSGLHVSHQADTPSDVACPLRNTLRVQGAAVGLSGSFLASCPLAVAFALFERHSLQPAAQAIFGQAVTRVDHLGSFACRNMYNRAEGRLSQHASANALDIAGFRLADGRSISVLKDWPGEGDKARFLRQVRDSACDDFNVVLGPDYNAAHRNHFHLDMGPWWVCR, encoded by the coding sequence GTGCGTTTTTTCAACGTCATGGGGGCGCTGCTGGTGCTCGGCGGCGTTGTTGCCGTTGGGGTCTGGCGCGGCTGGGTGCCGGTAGCGGATCAATGGAACCCCTGGGCGCCGCTGGATGTACGCGCCACCCCCAACCTGCTGACCCGCTACAAACTGGGGCGTCTGGCAAATGACCCCGCGTTGTGCGAACAGGTGCTGGAAACTTCCGGCCTGCATGTGAGCCATCAAGCTGATACGCCCTCCGACGTTGCCTGTCCCTTGCGCAATACCTTGCGCGTGCAGGGCGCGGCGGTCGGCTTGAGCGGCAGCTTTCTCGCCAGTTGCCCGTTGGCCGTGGCGTTCGCCCTGTTCGAGCGTCACAGCCTGCAACCGGCGGCCCAGGCGATATTTGGCCAGGCGGTGACGCGGGTCGATCATTTGGGCAGTTTTGCCTGTCGCAACATGTATAACCGTGCCGAAGGGCGGCTGAGCCAGCATGCCTCGGCCAACGCCTTGGATATCGCCGGGTTTCGCCTGGCGGATGGGCGCAGCATCAGCGTGCTCAAGGACTGGCCGGGGGAGGGCGACAAGGCGCGCTTCCTGCGACAGGTACGCGACAGCGCCTGTGATGATTTCAACGTGGTGTTGGGGCCAGACTACAACGCCGCGCACCGCAACCATTTCCACCTGGACATGGGCCCCTGGTGGGTGTGTCGCTGA
- a CDS encoding class I SAM-dependent methyltransferase, producing MSEHPAASRIQVEALAEGFQARAEQWASLLGLPLQLADAEFSLQVGEHGLQLQQLGPDAPGPVRVDFVEGGAAHRRLYGGGSGQMIAKAVGVAQGVRPRVLDATAGLGKDAFVLASLGCDMSLIERQPLIGALLEDGLARGAEDFEVAPIVARMKLLKGNSIEVMRHWEGEPPQVIYLDPMFPHREKTALVKKEMRLFRPLVGDDPDAPALLAAALALASHRVVVKRPRKAPCIEGPKPSHALDGKSSRYDIYPKKALKP from the coding sequence ATGAGCGAACATCCAGCGGCCAGCCGCATCCAGGTCGAGGCTTTGGCCGAAGGTTTCCAGGCTCGCGCCGAGCAATGGGCTTCGTTGCTTGGTCTGCCTTTACAGCTCGCGGATGCGGAGTTTTCCCTGCAGGTCGGGGAACATGGCCTGCAACTGCAACAGCTCGGGCCTGACGCACCGGGGCCGGTGCGTGTGGACTTTGTCGAGGGTGGCGCCGCGCACCGGCGTTTATACGGTGGCGGCAGCGGGCAGATGATCGCCAAGGCCGTTGGCGTTGCCCAAGGCGTGCGCCCACGCGTACTGGATGCCACGGCCGGCCTGGGCAAGGATGCGTTCGTACTGGCCAGCCTCGGTTGCGACATGAGCCTGATCGAACGCCAGCCGCTGATCGGCGCCTTGCTTGAAGACGGCCTGGCGCGCGGCGCGGAGGATTTCGAAGTGGCGCCCATCGTGGCACGCATGAAGCTGCTCAAGGGCAACTCCATCGAGGTGATGCGTCATTGGGAAGGCGAGCCGCCGCAGGTTATCTACCTCGACCCCATGTTCCCTCATCGTGAGAAAACTGCCCTGGTGAAGAAAGAAATGCGCCTGTTCCGGCCGTTGGTGGGCGATGATCCGGACGCGCCGGCCCTGTTGGCCGCGGCACTGGCCCTGGCCAGCCACCGCGTGGTGGTCAAGCGCCCACGCAAGGCGCCCTGCATCGAAGGGCCCAAGCCGAGCCATGCGCTGGATGGCAAGTCCAGCCGCTATGACATCTATCCGAAGAAAGCGCTCAAGCCTTGA
- a CDS encoding YbaY family lipoprotein translates to MKKIILLGLTALLGACQSVHHSPQASLDGEVFYLQRIALPAAATLSVSLQDVSLMDAPAVTLAEQKGPVKGQVPLPFHLSYDPAQVKPGHTYSVSARIELDGKLLFTTTERHAVQLNGQDPQPLRLRVDAVAH, encoded by the coding sequence ATGAAAAAAATTATCCTGCTGGGCCTTACCGCCCTGCTTGGAGCCTGCCAATCCGTGCACCACTCCCCCCAGGCAAGCCTCGACGGCGAGGTGTTCTACCTGCAACGCATCGCTCTTCCTGCGGCCGCGACCTTGAGCGTCAGCCTGCAAGACGTATCCCTGATGGACGCGCCGGCCGTGACCCTCGCCGAACAGAAAGGCCCGGTCAAAGGCCAGGTGCCCCTGCCGTTTCACCTGAGCTACGACCCGGCGCAGGTCAAGCCCGGCCACACTTATTCGGTGAGCGCTCGCATCGAACTGGACGGCAAGCTACTGTTTACCACTACCGAACGGCACGCTGTTCAGCTCAACGGCCAGGACCCACAACCTCTGCGCCTGCGCGTCGATGCCGTGGCCCACTGA